CGCTTTTACGACCTTCTCCACTTTCAAATGGGAGTCTTTACAACTCGGCGAGAAAAAACAATGGAAAGCGCTCATTTGGTACCTGGCAATCAGTTACACAGCGGGAGTGATCCTGGCTTTCCTGGGATACGCGGTCGGGGCGGCAATCGATCCGCATCATGGCGAAAGATAAACAAGTCATTCCGATAAATTTTACCTCCGAATCAGCAGATATGATATAATTATAAGTTGTGCCTATTGATAGAAACGGAGGGTCGGCATGAGTATTTTAACTGTAACAGACGTTTCCCATGGGTTTGGTGCTCGGACCCTGTTTACGAAAATATCATTTCGCCTGCTGCGCGGTGAGCGGATCGGACTGGTAGGCGCCAATGGAGTTGGCAAGTCTACCCTGATGAATATCATTACAGGAACGATCGAACCGGACGAAGGCAAAATCGAATGGTCCACCCGGGCAACTGTCGGCTATCTCGATCAGCATACGAAACTGACACCCGGCAAAACGATCCGCGACATTCTTCGTGATGCTTTCCGTCCGTTGTTTGAATTGGAACAGGAATTGACCGTAATCGCTGAAAAAATGGCGGACGCATCGCCTGAAGAATTGGAAAAACTGCTTGAGGACATGGGTGAAGTCCAGGAACGATTGGATCTCAGCGGTTTCTATATGATTGATGCGCAAATTGAAGAGTTGGCAAAAGGGTTGGGCCTTACCGCAGTCGGTCTTGACCGGGATGTGAACGATTTGTCGGGCGGCCAGCGGACAAAAGTATTATTGGCCAAATTGTTGTTGGAAAAGCCGAATGTGCTGCTGCTTGACGAACCTACCAACTATTTGGATGCCGAACATATCGAATGGTTAACCCGCTACCTGCAGGAATATCCGTACAGTTTTCTGCTGATTTCACATGATACGCTGTTTATGAACGATGTGGTCAACCGGATTTATCATCTGGAGGGCGGCAAACTGTCCGCTTATGCGGGAGATTACGAGCAGTTTCTGCGAGTATATGAACAGAAACGCCAGCAGCACGCAGATGCGTATGAACGCCAGCAGGATGAAATCTCCCGCCTGGAAGATTTTATCGCACGCAATAAAGCACGGGCGGCAACGTCCGGACGGGCCAAATCGCGGCAAAAAATGCTGGACAAAATGGAACGAATCGAACGGCCCGTTACCTACCCGCGGCCGTCCTTCCAGTTTGCGGAAGCGCGACTGTCTTCAAAAGAAGTGGTCACTGCCAAAAACCTGCAGATCGGCTATTCGTTCCCTTTGCTTCCGGAACTTTCCATTTCGGTGGAAAGAGGCAAGAAGATTGCGATCACCGGCTGCAACGGCATGGGCAAGTCGACTCTGCTCAAAACGCTGATGGGGATTTTACAGCCGCTGGCCGGTTCTGTTGAGTTAGGTGACTATTTGCATCCGGCTTATTTTGAACAGGAGAGCAAAATCATTAAAAATGTAACAGCGCTGGAAGATGTCTGGGAATCTTTCCCGCATCTTGCCAATCAGGAGGTACGGGCGAATTTGGCTCGCTGCGGTCTCGGCAACGAACATATCACATCGAAGTTGTCTGCGTTGTCAGGGGGCGAGCAGGCAAAAGTGCGTCTTTGCAAACTGATGCTGACGCCGAGCAATTGGATGCTGCTGGACGAACCGACCAACCATCTGGATGTGGAGGCGAAAGAAGAGTTGGCCATTGCATTGAAAAACTATAAAGGCACTATTCTGCTCGTTTCCCACGAACCGGAGTTTTACAAAGACTGGATTACGGAAGAATGGAATGTGGAAGCCTGGGCTAAACAAGGGGTTCGCAGGGAGATTGAAAGATGAACAATATGTTTTCGATAACCGAAATGAAACCATTTTTGCAGGAAACCTGGACAAAATCCGGTTTCGCTTCCTTTACAGAAATCCAGCAGACATCGATTCCGCTGATTTTGGAAGGAAAGGATGTAATCGCAGAATCACCTACCGGTACCGGCAAGACGCTTACCTATTTGTTGCCTGTATTGGAACGGATGGATCCGGATCGAAAGGATATCCAGGCTGTCATTCTGGCTCCTACCCGCGAATTGGTCATGCAGATTCAGGGAGAGATACAAAAGTTCGCCGAAAAAGGTGGCATCAGAGGAATCGCCCTGGTTGGCGGAGCGGATATAAAAAGGCAAATCGAGAAATTAAAAACACACCCGCAGATTGTCGCAGGAACGCCTGCGCGCATTCAAGAGTTAATCAAAGTGAAAAAAATGAAAATGCATGAAGTCAAAACGATTGTCGTCGATGAAGCGGACCAGATGATGGAGATGCATCTGCTCGACACGATCAAAGAAGTGGTCAAAACTACACTGAAAGACCGTCAACTCTTGTTTTTCTCCGCCACCGTTACGGACCGTGTCGAGCAAACAGGAAAACACATGATGAAACAGCCGGAAGTGATACGGGTCAGCCGGGCGAACCTTGCTTTTTCGCCAGTCGAACACATCTATCTGATCTGTGAGAAACGAGAAAAGATTGATCTGCTGCGCCGAGTTGTAAAAATGGGTGCTTCTAAGGCGATTGCCTTTGTCAACGGCACCAGCGATTTTAACGAACTGGCCGCAAAACTGGAATATAAAGGGATACCTGTGCAAGTTTTACACGGCGAACGCAGTAAAACGGAACGGGAGACAATCATGAAAAACTTCCGGGCAGGCAAGTTCCCGTTGCTGCTTGCGACCGATCTGGCCGCCAGGGGATTGGATATTGAAGGAATTACTCATGTCATTCATTTTGATGCGCCGGACACGCCGGATCAATACATACATCGATCAGGCCGGACGGGCCGGATGGGGGCAGCCGGAACGGTAATTTCCATCATTACGGAAAACCAGGAAGGGCTGTTAAAAAAGTTTGGCAAACACCTCGGGATTCCGATTCGAAAGAAAACGCTTTTTAAAGGTGAATTTGTGGATCAGAAGCCATTCCAGGCAAAACCGAAATCTAACGGCTTGGCCAAAACGGGCAAGAAGAACAGCCGGTAGGTTCGCATTCATCCAATCCGGGGAGGGTCCGCTAGAACGGGCCTTTCTTTTATTTTTGCCCTATTTCATGACACTGCCGAAATTTCATGGTAAAGTAAATAAGTTATGGGTTATTTTCAAAAAAGGTGGTTGTTTGATTGATCAGCACAAACGGCATTACGCTTCGATATGGAAAACGGGCATTATTTGAAGATGTAACGATAAAATTCACGCCAGGCAACTGTTATGGATTGATTGGAGCCAATGGGGCCGGCAAATCAACCTTCCTGAAAATTCTTTCCGGTGAAATCGAGGCGACTCACGGGGAAGTTCTGATTACCCCCGGTGAACGGCTTGCGATTTTGAAACAAAATCACTTCGAATTTGATGAATTTGAAGTGTTGAAAACGGTCATTATGGGTCACAGACGGCTGTATGAAATTATGGAAGAGAAGGATGCCATTTATGCAAAAGGCGATTTTTCCGAAGAGGATGGCATGCGTGCGGCCGAATTGGAAGGCGAATTTGCTGATTTGAACGGCTGGTCGGCCGAACCGGAAGCGGCCGATTTATTGCAGGGACTGGGCATTCCTGTCGAGCTTCATTCGAAAAAGATGAAAGAACTGGACGGCAGTGAGAAAGTGCGTGTGCTCTTGGCGCAGGCGTTGTTTGGCAATCCCGATATTCTGTTGTTGGATGAGCCGACCAACCACCTGGACATGGAATCGATCAAGTGGCTGGAGAATTTCCTTTTGGATTATCCGAATACGGTGATCGTGGTCTCGCACGACAGGCATTTTCTGAATCAGGTGTGTACACATATTGCCGATATCGATTTTGGAAAAATCCAGTTGTATGTAGGCAACTATGATTTTTGGTATGAATCGAGCCAACTGGCTTTGCAATTATCGAAAAACGCCAATAAGAAAAAGGAAGAGAAGATTAAGGAACTGGAGGAATTTATCCGGCGTTTCAGCGCCAATGCCTCCAAATCGAAACAGGCAACCTCCCGCAAAAAACAGCTTGAAAAAATCACCCTGGATGACATTAAGCCGTCTTCGCGCAAGTATCCGTTCATCGATTTTAAACCGGAGCGCGAAGCGGGAAATGATATATTGACCGTAAACAATTTGACGGTAACGGTAGAAGGGGAGAAAATCCTCGACGATATCAGCTTTACTGTCAATAAAGGGGACAAAATCGCTTTTGTCGGGCCGAATGAAATGGCGAAAACGACGCTGTTCAAAACGTTGATGGGCGAATTGACGCCGGATTCCGGGAAATTCAAATGGGGAATCACATCGACACAAGCCTATTTTCCAAAAGATAACGCCGAATACTTTCAAACTGATTTGAATTTGGTCAATTGGCTGCGTCAATATTCGAAAGAGCAGGATGAAACATTTATCAGGAGTTTTCTGGGACGGATGTTGTTCTCCGGTGAAGAATCGCTAAAGAAAGCAAATGTTCTTTCCGGAGGCGAGAAAGTTCGCTGCATGTTGGCCAGGATGATGTGTACAGGCGCGAATGTCCTGTTGCTGGATGAACCGACCAACCATTTGGACCTGGAATCGATCACCGCACTCAACAACGGATTGATAAACTTCCCGGGAAGTCTTTTGTTTGTCTCCCATGACCATCAATTTGTGCAGACGATTGCCAACCGGATTATTGAAATTACGCCAAAGGGTCTGGTTGATAAAGTGATGACGTACGATGAGTATTTAGAGGATGAAAATGTGAAGAGCCAGCTGCAGATGATGTACTAAACTCGGACACAACAATTCGAACTGACCTGAAACAGGTCAGTTTTTTGCATTGGCCCCATCAGATTTTACATCACTGTTTTCGGTACTGATTCGATACGGGACGCAGGATATTAGAAGCGAATATGGAATATAGTCAGATTAATTACGCAATTCATACAATCGGAAAAAATCCGGTCAAGTCGTAAAGGAGGCCTATTGATTGGATACCATGCAAGTTTTGGTAGAGAAAAACGTACCTTGCCCAATGAGGGACGGCACGATTTTGCGCGCCGATATTTACCGGCCAAACGATGCGGAAAAATATTCTGTGCTGTTGACAAGACTGCCCTACAACAAGGATCTTCCCCGGTATGTACACCGCTTTGTGGACCCGATTCGGTTTGCCGGCAACGGATAGGTGGTGATCGTTCAGGATGTAAGAGGGTGCCACCCAGCGTCCTCCTCATTTAACGGCCATTTTGAATCATAAGCTGGAGGAACCGGTATGGGAAAAGCTCAGCATCGTCGAAGAATACCCGATTTTGGATGTTCCCGCTTATCATCTGGGCGGATGGTATGACTGCTTTCTCGGTCCGACACTAAAAAACTTTACGGAAATGCGGGAAAAAGCCCCTGGCGAGAGAGCTCGAACCTGGCAAAAATTGATTATTGGACCCGGGGCGCACGGGGTGTTTACGCCGGTTATCCAAATACGGGAGGCACCACGATCGAAAGTGCGGAAATGAAAAAGCGCAGCAAGTCATTTTCCATAACGAACAGTATCCGTCACACATCCTGCTGCCCGTGATCCCAAATACAAAAAAACCTGACGATAGGGGTGTTTAACATGCGAAATATTCAAAAGGAAATTGACCGGTCTCTTTATTCGGATAATCTGCCGCGTCCCAAACCAGATGCGAATTTTTATACAGAGGATGCAAATATCCAATATTTGATGAGGCGTTATTTGCCAGAAAAGTTGCAGGAATGGGCAGATCGCGAATTAACCCGGTTCGGCGCCTTGATTGCCGGCCCTGTAGATCAGCGGGCCTTTTTTACCGATGGGGAAGGCCGTCCAAAACTGAAGAAATACAATCGGCTGGGAGAAGACATTTCCGAAATTATCACGAATGACGGTTACAAGCAGACCGTTAAAGAGGTTTATGAATCCGGTATTGTCGGCTACTTATATCATGAGATTCCGGAACTGAACGAGAAAGCCCCTTATGCCTATTCGTATTTACAAGGGTACCTGCTCAGCCAGGCGGAACCTGGTTTTTTTGTATGAAGGAGCCACTTGGCTCACGGAAAGGCAAGGCGGGTCGGATGTGGGCGCCAACTTGACCATGGCAGTACCTGATCCGGAGCAAGGGGAGGGAGTGTATCGGCTAACGGGCGAAAAATTTTTCGCCAGCAATGCGGGGGCCATGGTGGCAACCGTGCTGGCTAGAATCAATCCGGAATTGCCCGGCACAAAAGGGTTAGGGTTGTTTTTGGTTCCGTGGATAAAGCCAGATGGGCAAAAAAACCAGATCTATGTGCGCCGGTTAAAAGAAAAACTGGGAGTGAACGCAGTTCCCTCCGCCGAGGTGATTCTGGAAGATGCGGAAGGGTATTTGATCGGAGACGCCGATAAAGGATTCAAGTATATGGCGGAAGCTCTCAATATTTCCCGAATTTGCAATGCAATCGCATCGCTTGGAATCATGCGGCGCGCCTTTTATGAGGCGGTTCAGTACGCGTCAGGCCGGAAGGCGTTTGGCAAGCCCATCATTCAGTATTCCATGGTGCAAGAAACGTTGGCAGACCTGCTGGTGGAACTGGAGGTCAATACAGGGTCGTGCTTTGAAATGATCCATTATTTCGACAAGATGGTTACAGACCAAGCGGCTTCCGAGGATGAAAAAGCGATGGCCCGGTTCCTGATTCCACTTTTAAAATACAGGACCGGTGAACTGGCGATAAAAGCAGCCCATCAATCGCTTGAAACACACGGCGGCAACGGATTTATCGAAGAGTACGTGACACCGCGCCTGCTGCGGGATTCGCAGGTGCTGACCGTTTGGGAAGGAACAGCCAATATTTTGGCACTGGATCTGGTTCGGGTGATGAAAAAGGAGAATGGGCACCAGTCGTTTTTCCGCATTCTGACACGGGACATTGCCGCTCTGCAGAACCCTTTGTCAGAACCGTTTAAACCCGTTTTGCGGAGCGCCCTGCAGGAAATTCAGGAAAGCTTGCAGCAGATTTGGCAACAGTCGGAAGCAGTCATGACCTATCATCTGAAGGCGTTTGCCGACTATTTGGTCGACGTGTTCCAGTTGGTTCAGATTCTGAAGGAAGCAGAAGATCAGGCCAAACAGGACGGAAACGGACGAAAATTCATTGTCGCATATCTGTTCAGGAAGCGGCACTTCGACCGCCCGAGCCATCGTGGGCTGTTGGATACCCATCTGGCAGACTTGGCATTTTTTGAAGAACTGGTTTCGTATCAGACGATTCCCGTTGCAGCGGCCACTAATTTCTTTGAGAGCAGTCAAATGAAAAAAACCGTCCCTAATTGACAACATCTCATGCAGCTGTAGGATGTTGGTATAGCAGCGACAGGGGCTGACAAATTCTCAGAGTACCACCGTTATTTGTTTATAAATCGAGAAGAGAGCAAGGGAATTCATGGAAAAGTCGAGTATGCGCTGGAAGGAAGCATATTTATTGCCGGAGCTGCCGTACAATGGCTGCGGGACGGACTGAAACTGATCGATTCAGCACCTGATTCGGAGTATTATGCGCTAAAGGTAAAGGATACGGACGGTGTTTACGTGGTTCCCGCTTTTGCCGGATTGGGGGCTCCTTACTGGGATATGTACGCTCGCGGCGCGATTTTTGGATTGACTCGGGGAACAAGCAAGGAACATATCATTCGAGCTACGCTGGAAGCGCTGGCCTATCAGACCAGAGATGTTTTGCGGGCGATGGAAGATGATTCCGGAATCAGATTGCAGGCTTTGCGAGTGGATGGAGGAGCGGTGGCGAACAATTTGCTGATGCAATTCCAGTCGGATATTTTGGGGGTGAAAGTCGAACGCCCTGCGGTGACGGAAACAACCGCACTTGGGGCGGCTTTTTTGGCGGGGTTGGCAACAGGTTTCTGGGATATGGGGGAGATTGCGAATAATTCGCAGTTGAATGCCGTATTTGAACCTCAAATGGATGAACAAACCAGAACCAAATTGTACAAAGGATGGCAAAAAGCGGTTAAGCGAACGATGAGCTGGGAAAAGGACGAAGAATAGGATTTTCGGGAGGAACATGGAGAAAACAGGAGCACTATCTTCTTTTACAAGAATCAACAAACTGCAGGAAATGGCTCAGCAGCGATTGGACTTATTGGTGAGAGGCGGCGGCATTACCGGTGCCGGGCTTGCGTTAGATGCATCGTCTCGCGGATTAACGGTTGGACTTGTGGAGAAGCAGGACTTTGCTGCAGGCACAAGCAGCCGATCCACCAAATTGATCCATGGCGGTTTGCGTTATTTGAAACAAGGCGAATTACAACTGGTAAAAGAAGTGGGAAGGGAACGGGCCATACTCTATCGAAACGCTCCCCACATCGTAATTCTGGAGAAAATGTTATTGCCGATAGTCACAAATGGCACCTACGGAAAACTTGCCACTTCGTTTGCTCTCTGGCTCTATGACCGGCTGGCCGGTGTAAAAAAAGAAGAACGGCGTGTCATGCTGTCCAAACAGGCAACAGAGAAACAGGAGCCCTTGCTGCGCAAAGATATTTTAAAGGGAAGCGGGCTCTATATTGAATATCGGACTGACGATGCAAGGCTTGTGATTGAGGTGATCAAAACCGCTGCTGCCTATGGAGCGCTCTGCGCCAATTATGCGGAAGCCACCCGCTTCATTTACCAGGATCAAAAAGCAATCGGTGTTGTTGTAACCGAACTTCTTTCCCAAACCGAGTATCAGATATTCGCAAGAAAAATCGTTAACGCCGCCGGTCCGTGGGTGGATCAGTTGTGATCAAAAGACAACTCCCTGTACGGCAAACGTCTTCACCTTACGAAGGGAGTCCATCTTGTGGTTCCGCACTCCAAGCTCCCCCTGCAGCAATCCGTTTATTTTGATGTATCGGACGGGCGCATGATCTTTGCCATACCGCGTGAGCAGGTTAATCACCATTGCTTTATAGACAAAATGGGGCGAGTCAACGACTCATCATACGATCCGCAGCAACGGTTGGCAGTCGCCGAGTTATGGTATGGTATCGAGCAAGAAATGGTAGTCCATATCAGTGATTGTCTGATTCGAAGGACGGGACGGCTGTTTTTCAAACGAGATTCGCTTGCTGCTGTCTATCCTCTGTTGATCGATGAAATGGCAAAAGCATTTCAATGGAGCGCAGCAGAAAAGTGGGCTGTTGCCAACAATTTGAAGAAGAATTTGATTTGGCAGTCGATTTTGTATAATACCTTTCATCATGCCAATACCTTCGACCATGCTTGGCGAAAGCCAAGTTTTTTTCTGCATTCACTCCAAAATAACTTTTTGAATTTGGTGGGATATTACAGTAGGTGCTGGAAAAACACAGGAGATCCCATTACAAAGGAGTGAAACAGAAACAATGAAACGGTATTTGATTCTTTCCGTTGTTTTTGCATTGGCATGTGTTGGGTTATTGCAGAACTCAGCCATCGCGGTTTCGGATGTTCCCTATCACTTTGGCTTTAAGAAAAGTAAAAACGGTCAGCTTCCCTCTATTGACCAGGAAGGATTTAAGGAGTTTCTGCAAAAAAATGGCGCCATCTTTTTGGGGGACACCACAAAAAAAGAGCTGTACCTTACCTTTGACAATGGATATGAAAATGGGTACACCAAGCAAATTTTGGAAACCTTGAAGAAAAAAAAGGTGCCGGCCATCTTCTTTGTGACGGGTCAGTATATAAAAGATCAACCGGAGTTATTGAAACAGATGGTGGCGGAAGGACATCTGATCGGCAATCATTCATGGAATCATCCGGATGTCACTCAAATTTCAAACGAACAAATGAAGGAAGAGCTGGATCAAGTGAAACAGCGTGTGACAGAGGTGACCGGGCAAAAGGAGATGCGTTTTTTACGTACACCGAGAGGGATTTTTAGTGAACGAACATTGGCGTACAGCAGAGAACTCGGGTATACAAACGTCTTTTGGTCGATTGCCTATAAAGACTGGGATATCAAGGACCAAAAGGGGGCCAACTACGCGTATGAGAAAGTGATGAACCAACTTCATCCTGGCGCCGTGATTTTGCTGCATTCCGTGTCCAAGGATAACGCCAAGGCGTTGGGAAGAATCATTGATGACGCCAGGCAAAAGGGATACGAATTTAAAAGGCTTGATCAGCTTATACAGAAAAATTATTGAAAGCTGCCGCAGGCAGCATGGAGTATAGCCGGAACTTAATTCCGGTTTTTTTTTCAAAGATCCAAATTGGCAATCCAGTCTTTCACGAGTTGATGAATCTCAGCGTTAGATAGTATCCCATCGTGAGATTCATTTGGAACGATTGCAACCTTAGCTTTGGTATATTCAGAAAAAACAGGCTCATACTGGTCGGAAGCGAATACTTCGTCATTGGAGCCAGCCAAAACAAGTGTAGGTTTGTTGAGTTTCTGCAAATCTCTTTTGTATTTCATGGGCGTTCGGGAAATAAGCAGGCGAAAACTGAATTCGAGCGTTTCGCTGCCGTGTCTGAGTTCTTCCGGCTTGTTATTTTTCATCACCGGAAGGTAATTCCATTTTTTAATCCCTATGCCATTTAAGAGGAAAAGGGTGATTAGACGTTTCTTATTGATCTGAAGCGTGCCATCGGACGGTCTTTCGGTTGGAGCGCCGGGACCTAAAAGCGGAGCTAACAGAAGGTACGCTTGAACAAGCTTTACATACTTGCTTCCTGCAAAACGGATGGCCGTTCCCCCGCCAGCCGAGTGTCCCGCCAAAATTATTTTGGCAGGGCAGTGGGATGTCGCAATCCATTCGATCAGATCGGCTATGTCATCTTCAATTTGTCCAATGTAATCCACGTCGCCTCTGCGTACCGGGTTTTCGCCATATCCCCTAAGATCGGGTGTATATACGTTCGCAAGATTGTTGGCTGAAATAAATTCAGCAAGCGGTTTCAGGTATTTGCTGTCTTCTGAGATTCCATGCAGGATAATCATAGCGATAGAAGATTTTGCGGGATAGTGCCGAACAAAGAGCTTACCCCCATCTCTTGTTTGATAGGGCTGGCATTCCGGAAGAGATTGAACAAATTGCGACATTTAGATCACCTCGGGATCATTTTAAATTTTGATGGAAAATCTTTCAATAATTTTCAGTCTCAACATACGGGGCCATTAATCCGAATATTGTGAAATTAGGAGGCGTTGCTAACTAAAACTATCTATCTTAGCAATTCATTTTAAGGGAGGGGTTCATGTTTTATGGATAGGAAACATAGACCGTTTCTATCACTGCTTGCCCTCATGACTCTCGCACTGGGTATTGTACTGTCCGGATGCGGATCGGACAACAAGCCCTCTTCGTCCGGACAAAGCGGTGGGGAGCTGGTTGTGGCATATGACAGCGATGTCACCAATTTTGATCCAATCCTGGGAAGCTCCGGCAATGACCACGCGATGCTCTATTTGGCCTATGAAACTCTTGTTAATTATAATGGCGAGATGCAGCCGCAACCCGGTCTTGCAAAATCGTGGGAGTTCTCTGACGACAAAAAGACCATTACACTTCACCTGCAGGAAAATGTCAAATTCCAGGACGGTACAGATTTTAATGCGGAAGCTGTCAAATTCAACATCGAACGTGCCAATTCTGATTCATCCAAGGTTTCCGACCTGAAAAATGTAGAGTCGGTCGAAGCGGCTGATCCTCACACTGTTAAAATTCACCTGAAACAACCTGATTCTTCGATTATTCTGGCTCTCTCAGACCGTGCGGGCATGATGGTATCTCCCGCCGCCGTTAAAAAATACGGAAACGATTATTCGCAGCATCCTGTAGGAGCCGGTCCATTTAAGATGGTCAACTGGGTGCACAGCGGAGAAATTCAATATGAAAAATTTGCTGACTACTGGCAAAAGGATCAAGTGCATCTCAATAAAATCACCGTTAAAATCATGCCAGATGAAAATTCACGTTTAAATGCGCTCAAATCCGGTCAGGTGCAATTTTACTGGAACGTCTCACCGGATAATTACGCAACGCTGCAAAACGACTCCAGCATTACGTTAAGCGGAAAAATGACCTTCCTATTTGCCAATATCTATCTCAATACGACGAAACCACCGTTTGACAACAAGAATGTACGTTTAGCGCTGCTGTATGGCATTGATCGACCGCAAATTGTGAAAGGTCTATTTAATGGAATCGGTGAACCTGCATATTCCACCTTCCCGAGCGGATACTGGGCGCATTCTGATCAAATGGTTCCGTATGATCCTGACAAAGCGAAACAATATCTGCAAAATTCGGGTTTAAGCATTGTCTCGTTTGATATGGAAGTGGCAGCCAATGCCCGTGACCAAAGAATTGCGGAAGCAGTGCAGCAGCAGCTTAAACAAATCGGCATTACGGTCAATATCAAGCCGGCAGAGTTGACAAAAGCGGTCGCTACCTATTTTTCAGAAAAGCAAGTGCCTGCTTTTCTATCGTACTGGACGGGCCGACCGGATCCGCAGCAAACGGTCAATCTTTTCCTAGGTTCGAAAGGGTTCTATAACGCTGGCGGTTATACGGTGCCGGAAAAAGAGTCTTTAATCTCGCAAGCGGCACAAGAAACCGATCAAGTGAAACGGGCCAAACTCTACGATCAGATCAACAAGATCGCGATTGTACAGGAAGCGATGGATATTCCGATTCTGTTTCTGAAGCAGACAGGTGCAATGAACAGCCATGTGAAAGGGTTTGAACCGACAGCCTTGGGAAAACCGCGATTCGCTTTCCTGCGGCTTGAATAGCCGTGGAGGAAGAGGAGGGAGAACGATGTTACTAAGGTTTTTGTTGCGCCGACTCCTGTACGTGGTGCCTATGGTTCTCGTAACGACACTTGTTGTTTTTTCCCTGATTCTTCTCATTCCCGGAAATCCGGCTTTGGCACTGCTGGGAGAGAACGCTACGGAAGAGAAAATTGCCCAGTTGAACCATCAACTGGGTCTTGATCAGCCGATTTACGTACAGTACGCAGACTGGCTTGTTCGTGCGCTGCATGGGGATCTGGGCAGATCCCTCTTTACGGGGGAAATTGTAAGTTCTGCGATTGGTACCCGGGTCGGTGTGACACTGCAACTGGTTGTATTTGCGATGCTCATTGCGATTCTTGTGGGCATGTTTTTTGCCATCATATCGGTGATTCGCCCCAACAGTTGGCTGGATTACATTGCGCGGCTGATCGCCATGCTGGGTACGGCCGTTCCCAACTTTTGGCTGGCGATGCTGCTCGTTTTTCTGTTCAGTGTAAAAATGAAATGGCTTCCTGCAACAGGGTTTGTGAGTATCACGGAGAATCCTGGCAAGTTTCTGGAAAATGCCGTCATGCCTGCGATCTCCCTGGGTGCTTTTGGTGCGGCGCAAATTACCAGACAGCTTCGTTCTTCCCTGCTGGAAGTTCTGGATGCCGATTACATTCGTACGGCATATGCGAAAGGACTTGGGCTGTGGGGAGTCATATGGAAGCATGGGCTGCGGAACTCTTTTGTGCCGGTGGTAACCACAATTGGCCTTTTGTTTGGGAGCCTGCTGGGAGCTACCGTAGTTGTTGAAACCCTGTTTGCTATACCGGGTATGGGGCAGCTTGCCGTCTCATCCATTTTGCAGCGTGATTTTCCGATGCTACAGGGCGTTGTTCTAGTCATGGTGATTCTCGTTCTTGCCATCAATTTCATAACGGATGTGATCTATGCGATTGTCGATCCAAGAATCG
The sequence above is a segment of the Effusibacillus dendaii genome. Coding sequences within it:
- a CDS encoding ABC transporter substrate-binding protein yields the protein MDRKHRPFLSLLALMTLALGIVLSGCGSDNKPSSSGQSGGELVVAYDSDVTNFDPILGSSGNDHAMLYLAYETLVNYNGEMQPQPGLAKSWEFSDDKKTITLHLQENVKFQDGTDFNAEAVKFNIERANSDSSKVSDLKNVESVEAADPHTVKIHLKQPDSSIILALSDRAGMMVSPAAVKKYGNDYSQHPVGAGPFKMVNWVHSGEIQYEKFADYWQKDQVHLNKITVKIMPDENSRLNALKSGQVQFYWNVSPDNYATLQNDSSITLSGKMTFLFANIYLNTTKPPFDNKNVRLALLYGIDRPQIVKGLFNGIGEPAYSTFPSGYWAHSDQMVPYDPDKAKQYLQNSGLSIVSFDMEVAANARDQRIAEAVQQQLKQIGITVNIKPAELTKAVATYFSEKQVPAFLSYWTGRPDPQQTVNLFLGSKGFYNAGGYTVPEKESLISQAAQETDQVKRAKLYDQINKIAIVQEAMDIPILFLKQTGAMNSHVKGFEPTALGKPRFAFLRLE
- a CDS encoding alpha/beta hydrolase encodes the protein MSQFVQSLPECQPYQTRDGGKLFVRHYPAKSSIAMIILHGISEDSKYLKPLAEFISANNLANVYTPDLRGYGENPVRRGDVDYIGQIEDDIADLIEWIATSHCPAKIILAGHSAGGGTAIRFAGSKYVKLVQAYLLLAPLLGPGAPTERPSDGTLQINKKRLITLFLLNGIGIKKWNYLPVMKNNKPEELRHGSETLEFSFRLLISRTPMKYKRDLQKLNKPTLVLAGSNDEVFASDQYEPVFSEYTKAKVAIVPNESHDGILSNAEIHQLVKDWIANLDL
- a CDS encoding ABC transporter permease, giving the protein MLLRFLLRRLLYVVPMVLVTTLVVFSLILLIPGNPALALLGENATEEKIAQLNHQLGLDQPIYVQYADWLVRALHGDLGRSLFTGEIVSSAIGTRVGVTLQLVVFAMLIAILVGMFFAIISVIRPNSWLDYIARLIAMLGTAVPNFWLAMLLVFLFSVKMKWLPATGFVSITENPGKFLENAVMPAISLGAFGAAQITRQLRSSLLEVLDADYIRTAYAKGLGLWGVIWKHGLRNSFVPVVTTIGLLFGSLLGATVVVETLFAIPGMGQLAVSSILQRDFPMLQGVVLVMVILVLAINFITDVIYAIVDPRIEY